The Rhododendron vialii isolate Sample 1 chromosome 6a, ASM3025357v1 genome includes a window with the following:
- the LOC131330327 gene encoding uncharacterized protein LOC131330327 has translation MFCSPHTVVGSVATPAIPSTVSQNLKCKRGPTKLKTIAVDGGSRIEVKFDENGQPIGDGSIKLSSFLGPLVREIVPYTISDWRKLPTGMAEILWRSVKVRFNLHEEWHREMVFQRMNEDWRASKSTLVRKVRNASNEEERLKLQLDNIKSLQDWKDFVKEKTSEQFKVRSNKFKGMRQKQLELQHTMSRKGYAWLTAELKKKKRGVLHK, from the exons ATGTTTTGCAGCCCACATACGGTTGTTGGCTCCGTGG CAACTCCTGCAATCCCTTCAACAGTGTCACAAAATCTCAAATGCAAAAGAGGCCCTACCAAGCTGAAAACGATTGCTGTAGATGGAGGTAGTCGGATTGAAGTTAAGTTTGACGAGAATGGTCAACCAATCGGTGATGGATCAATCAAGTTGTCTTCTTTCTTAGGACCTCTAGTTCGAGAGATTGTACCATATACAATTTCAGATTGGCGAAAGCTTCCTACGGGAATGGCAGAAATCCTATGGCGATCCGTTAAG GTGAGATTCAATCTTCATGAAGAATGGCATAGAGAAATGGTTTTTCAGAGAATGAATGAAGATTGGAGAGCCTCAAAGTCGACATTAGTCAGAAAAGTAAGAAATGCTTCAAATGAGGAAGAAAGGCTAAAGCTACAGCTTGATAACATCAAATCGCTACAAGATTGGAAggattttgtgaaggaaaagacTAGTGAACAATTCAAG GTTAGAAGCAATAAATTCAAAGGTATGAGACAGAAACAGTTGGAGCTGCAGCATACTATGAGTCGTAAGGGATATGCATGGTTGACTGCTGAGCTG aaaaagaaaaaaagaggtgtCCTCCATAAGTAG